The following are from one region of the Natronosporangium hydrolyticum genome:
- a CDS encoding cysteine desulfurase → MGTITATSAAPPLDVAALREDFPILSRLVNGHPLVYLDSANTSQKPRQVLDVINTHYAQHNGNVSRSVHTVGTEATEAYEAARQKLAGFIGAGDPAEVVFTKNSTEAINLVAYAFLGTATGGGDPRFQLGPGDEVLISQMEHHSNIVPWQLLCERTGATLRWLGLTDDGQLDLSTLNELLNERTKLVSFVHMSNILGTINPVAPVLARAREVGALVMLDCSQSVPHAPLDVVDLGVDFIVFTGHKMCGPTGIGALWGRGELLSAMPPFLGGGSMIETVEMTNSTYAAAPAKFEAGTPPIAEAVGLGAAVDYLSELGMPAIRAHEQRLTEYALAALPTVPGLRLFGPTEPADRGGIISFELTGVHPHDVGQVLDAQGVEVRVGHHCARPTCRRFGVSSMTRASLYLYNTQDEVDALVAGLARARKMFG, encoded by the coding sequence ATGGGCACCATTACCGCGACGAGCGCAGCGCCGCCGCTGGATGTGGCGGCGTTGCGGGAGGACTTCCCGATCCTCTCGCGGCTGGTCAACGGGCACCCGCTGGTGTATCTCGATTCGGCCAACACTTCACAGAAGCCCCGTCAGGTGCTGGACGTGATCAACACCCACTACGCCCAGCACAACGGCAACGTCTCCCGCTCGGTGCACACCGTGGGCACCGAGGCGACCGAGGCGTACGAAGCCGCGCGGCAGAAGCTGGCCGGCTTCATCGGCGCCGGTGACCCGGCCGAGGTGGTTTTCACCAAGAATTCCACCGAGGCGATCAACCTGGTCGCCTACGCCTTCCTCGGCACCGCCACCGGCGGCGGCGATCCGCGGTTCCAGCTCGGGCCCGGCGACGAAGTGTTGATCTCCCAGATGGAGCACCACTCCAACATCGTGCCGTGGCAGCTGCTCTGCGAACGCACCGGCGCCACGCTGCGCTGGCTCGGGCTCACCGACGACGGGCAGCTCGACCTGTCCACCCTCAACGAGCTGCTGAACGAGCGGACCAAGCTGGTCTCGTTCGTACACATGTCGAACATCCTCGGCACCATCAACCCGGTAGCGCCGGTGCTGGCCCGGGCCCGCGAGGTGGGGGCGTTGGTGATGCTCGACTGTTCGCAGTCGGTGCCGCACGCCCCGCTCGACGTCGTTGACCTCGGCGTCGACTTCATCGTCTTCACCGGGCACAAGATGTGCGGACCGACCGGCATCGGGGCGTTGTGGGGGCGCGGCGAGCTGCTGTCGGCGATGCCCCCCTTCCTTGGCGGCGGCTCCATGATCGAAACGGTGGAGATGACCAACTCCACCTATGCGGCGGCACCGGCGAAGTTCGAGGCCGGCACCCCGCCGATCGCCGAAGCGGTCGGGCTCGGGGCGGCGGTGGACTACCTCTCCGAGCTGGGGATGCCCGCGATCCGTGCCCACGAGCAGCGGCTCACCGAGTACGCGCTGGCGGCGCTGCCGACCGTGCCGGGGCTGCGGTTGTTCGGCCCCACCGAGCCGGCCGATCGCGGCGGCATCATCTCCTTCGAGTTGACCGGGGTGCACCCGCACGATGTCGGGCAGGTGCTCGACGCGCAGGGGGTCGAGGTACGGGTCGGCCACCACTGCGCCCGCCCCACGTGTCGCCGGTTCGGGGTGAGTTCCATGACCCGAGCCTCGTTGTACCTCTACAACACGCAGGATGAGGTGGACGCGCTGGTGGCCGGGTTGGCGCGGGCGCGGAAGATGTTCGGGTGA
- the sufC gene encoding Fe-S cluster assembly ATPase SufC: MSVLEIRDLQVSVRLPDGEAHPILFGVNLTIRSGETHAIMGPNGSGKSTLAYSIAGHPKYEVTGGSVTLDGEDVLSMSVDERARAGLFLAMQYPVEVPGVSVANFLRTSKTALDGEAPKLRTWAGELKGAMERLGMDPAFAQRNVNDGFSGGEKKRHEIVQLELLKPAIAVLDETDSGLDIDALKVVSQGINRVRETGETGLLLITHYTRILRYVKPDFVHVFVAGKIAEEGGPELAERLEEEGYERYQVGAGTAAA, encoded by the coding sequence GTGAGTGTCCTGGAGATCCGTGACCTACAGGTTTCGGTGCGGCTGCCGGATGGGGAGGCGCACCCGATCCTGTTCGGCGTGAACCTGACCATCCGGTCGGGCGAGACCCACGCCATCATGGGTCCGAACGGTTCCGGCAAGTCCACGCTGGCCTACTCGATCGCCGGCCACCCGAAGTACGAGGTCACCGGGGGTTCGGTGACCCTCGACGGGGAAGACGTCCTGTCGATGTCGGTCGACGAGCGGGCCCGGGCCGGGCTGTTCCTGGCGATGCAGTACCCGGTGGAGGTGCCCGGCGTCAGCGTCGCCAACTTCCTGCGTACCTCGAAGACCGCGCTCGACGGCGAGGCTCCCAAGCTGCGGACCTGGGCCGGTGAGCTCAAGGGCGCGATGGAGCGGCTCGGGATGGACCCGGCCTTCGCGCAGCGCAACGTCAACGACGGCTTCTCCGGCGGCGAGAAGAAGCGCCACGAGATCGTCCAGCTGGAGCTGCTCAAGCCCGCCATCGCGGTGCTCGACGAGACCGACTCCGGCCTCGACATCGACGCGCTGAAGGTGGTAAGCCAGGGCATCAACCGGGTACGGGAGACCGGGGAGACCGGCCTGCTGCTGATCACCCACTACACCCGGATCCTGCGGTACGTGAAGCCGGACTTTGTCCACGTCTTCGTCGCCGGCAAGATCGCCGAAGAGGGCGGGCCGGAGCTGGCGGAACGGCTGGAGGAAGAGGGCTACGAGCGTTACCAGGTGGGCGCCGGCACGGCCGCCGCCTGA
- a CDS encoding non-heme iron oxygenase ferredoxin subunit yields the protein MIRICSTEEVPKGSVVSAALGDLQVAMVHAEDDQFYAIFDECSHAAIPLSEGEVEGCTLECWLHGSRFDLRTGEPTGLPATESVPVYPVEVHDGAVYVDIGEVK from the coding sequence ATGATCCGGATCTGCTCAACTGAGGAGGTGCCGAAGGGCAGCGTCGTCAGCGCCGCCCTCGGTGACCTGCAGGTCGCCATGGTGCACGCCGAGGATGACCAGTTCTACGCCATCTTCGACGAGTGCTCGCACGCCGCGATCCCGCTCTCGGAGGGCGAAGTAGAAGGCTGCACCCTCGAGTGCTGGCTGCATGGTTCCCGGTTCGATCTGCGCACCGGCGAACCGACCGGCCTACCGGCCACCGAATCCGTTCCCGTCTACCCCGTCGAGGTCCACGACGGTGCCGTCTACGTCGACATTGGAGAAGTAAAGTGA
- the sufD gene encoding Fe-S cluster assembly protein SufD, translated as MPAPTPAKTRAQALRSYDVADFPALTGREEEWRFTPLKRLRGLATIDGEAPTGRGVRYEHDALPAGVTATTGAHERGPLVPFDRISAYAYARVEQALRVEVAAEAVLDEPAYVRVVGDSTDGVSVGHVLITVGRFAQATLVLEQVGSVTLADNVEVVVADGAQLTLITLTDWAPDAVQAQHVHIRTGRDAKVSHIQVTLGGDLVRQYVSVEYGGRGGEVEAYGLYYADAPQHLEHRLLVDHGVPDCRSYVAYRGGLQGDGAHTVWVGDVLIQAEATGTDTYEINRNLVLSDGARADSVPNLEIETGEVTGAGHASATVRFDDEQLFYLMSRGIEAETARRLVVRGFFAEALQKIPVEALRERLGEAIEARLVKGGVV; from the coding sequence GTGCCGGCTCCAACGCCGGCGAAAACCCGGGCGCAGGCGTTGCGCTCCTACGATGTAGCCGACTTCCCGGCGCTGACCGGCCGGGAAGAGGAGTGGCGGTTCACTCCGCTGAAGCGGCTGCGTGGGCTGGCGACCATCGACGGCGAGGCACCGACCGGCCGGGGCGTGCGGTATGAGCACGACGCCCTGCCGGCGGGGGTCACCGCCACCACCGGAGCGCACGAACGCGGCCCGCTGGTGCCGTTCGACCGGATCAGCGCCTACGCGTACGCGCGGGTGGAGCAGGCCCTCCGGGTCGAGGTGGCCGCCGAGGCGGTGCTCGACGAGCCGGCGTACGTGCGGGTGGTCGGCGACTCCACCGACGGCGTCAGCGTCGGCCACGTGTTGATCACAGTGGGTCGGTTCGCGCAGGCCACGCTGGTCCTGGAGCAGGTCGGCTCGGTCACCCTCGCCGACAACGTCGAGGTGGTGGTCGCCGACGGCGCCCAGCTGACCCTGATCACGCTCACCGACTGGGCACCCGACGCGGTGCAGGCGCAACACGTGCACATCCGTACCGGCCGCGACGCCAAGGTCAGCCACATCCAGGTCACCCTCGGCGGCGATCTGGTCCGGCAGTACGTCAGCGTCGAGTACGGCGGGCGTGGCGGTGAGGTCGAGGCGTACGGGCTCTACTACGCCGACGCGCCGCAGCACCTGGAGCACCGGCTGCTGGTCGACCACGGGGTCCCCGACTGCCGCAGCTACGTCGCGTACCGGGGCGGTCTGCAGGGCGACGGCGCGCACACGGTGTGGGTCGGCGACGTGCTGATCCAGGCCGAGGCGACCGGCACCGACACCTACGAGATCAACCGCAATCTGGTGCTCTCCGACGGCGCCCGAGCCGACTCGGTGCCGAACCTGGAGATCGAGACCGGGGAAGTGACCGGCGCCGGCCACGCCAGCGCCACCGTGCGGTTCGACGATGAGCAGCTGTTCTACCTGATGTCGCGGGGCATCGAGGCCGAAACGGCGCGCCGGCTGGTGGTACGCGGCTTCTTCGCCGAGGCGCTGCAGAAGATCCCGGTCGAGGCGCTGCGGGAACGGCTCGGGGAGGCGATCGAGGCCCGGCTCGTCAAGGGCGGGGTGGTCTGA
- the sufB gene encoding Fe-S cluster assembly protein SufB codes for MTDQLAPAVPTQEEHLAALGKYQYGWADSDTAGASAQRGLNEAVVRDISGKKDEPEWMRDLRLKGLRLFDRKPMPTWGADLSTIDFDNIKYFVRSTEKQATSWDELPAEIKNTYDKLGIPEAEKQRLIAGVAAQYESEVVYHKIRDDLEQQGVIFLDTDTALREHEELFKEYFGTVIPVGDNKFAALNTAVWSGGSFIYVPPGVHVEIPLQAYFRINTENMGQFERTLIIVDEGAYVHYVEGCTAPIYSSDSLHSAVVEIIVKKNARCRYTTIQNWSNNVYNLVTKRAVAQEGATMEWIDGNIGSKITMKYPAVYMVGEHAKGEVLSVAMAGEGQHQDAGAKMTHAAPHTSSQIVSKSIARGGGRTSYRGLVQVQEGSHSSKSTVKCDALLVDTISRSDTYPYVDIREDDVQMGHEATVSKISEDQLFYLMSRGLSEDEAMAMIVRGFIEPIAKELPMEYALELNRLIELQMEGAVG; via the coding sequence ATGACAGACCAGCTCGCACCAGCGGTACCCACCCAGGAGGAGCATCTGGCCGCCCTGGGCAAGTACCAGTACGGCTGGGCCGACTCGGACACCGCCGGGGCTTCGGCGCAGCGGGGTCTCAACGAGGCCGTCGTGCGCGACATCTCGGGTAAGAAGGACGAGCCCGAGTGGATGCGCGACCTACGCCTGAAGGGGCTCCGGCTGTTCGACCGCAAGCCGATGCCGACGTGGGGCGCCGATCTGTCCACCATCGACTTCGACAACATCAAGTACTTCGTCCGGTCCACCGAGAAGCAGGCGACCAGCTGGGATGAGCTGCCGGCGGAGATCAAGAATACGTACGACAAGCTCGGCATCCCGGAGGCGGAGAAGCAGCGGCTGATCGCCGGGGTAGCAGCCCAGTACGAGAGCGAAGTGGTGTACCACAAGATCCGCGACGACCTGGAGCAGCAGGGCGTGATCTTCCTGGACACCGACACCGCGCTGCGGGAGCACGAAGAGCTCTTCAAGGAGTATTTCGGCACCGTCATCCCGGTCGGGGACAACAAGTTCGCGGCGCTCAACACCGCGGTGTGGAGCGGCGGGTCGTTCATCTACGTGCCGCCGGGCGTGCACGTCGAGATCCCGCTGCAGGCGTACTTCCGGATCAACACCGAAAACATGGGCCAGTTCGAGCGGACCCTGATCATCGTGGACGAGGGAGCCTACGTCCACTACGTGGAGGGCTGCACCGCCCCGATCTACTCCTCTGACTCGCTGCACAGCGCGGTGGTGGAGATCATCGTGAAGAAGAACGCCCGGTGCCGCTACACCACCATCCAGAACTGGTCGAACAACGTCTACAACCTGGTCACCAAGCGGGCCGTCGCCCAGGAGGGCGCGACCATGGAGTGGATCGACGGCAACATCGGTTCGAAGATCACCATGAAGTACCCGGCCGTCTACATGGTCGGCGAGCACGCCAAGGGCGAGGTGCTCTCGGTGGCGATGGCCGGTGAAGGTCAGCACCAGGACGCCGGGGCGAAGATGACCCACGCGGCCCCGCACACCTCCAGCCAGATCGTCTCCAAGTCGATCGCCCGCGGTGGCGGCCGCACCTCGTACCGCGGCCTGGTCCAGGTGCAGGAAGGGTCACACAGCAGCAAGTCCACCGTGAAGTGCGACGCGCTGCTGGTCGACACCATCTCTCGCAGCGACACCTACCCGTACGTCGACATCCGCGAGGACGACGTGCAGATGGGCCACGAGGCGACCGTCTCGAAGATCAGCGAAGACCAGCTCTTCTACCTGATGAGCCGAGGCCTGTCCGAGGACGAAGCGATGGCGATGATCGTTCGCGGGTTCATCGAACCGATCGCCAAGGAGCTCCCGATGGAGTATGCGCTGGAGCTGAACCGCCTGATCGAGCTGCAGATGGAAGGAGCCGTCGGCTGA
- a CDS encoding helix-turn-helix transcriptional regulator: protein MGDPTAPSQAVAGLAGDRRTRDRVARLLLVNGTATAADLGAELGLSPAGIRRHLDAMLGDGDVDVVSRHGSATGRRGRPAKLFQLTEQGRLRCGTHTYDDIAAAALRWIHRRGGDAAIAAFAAEQVAGLEQRCRAALAEAADDPLARAEALARALTEEGYAANASAIASGGQLCQHHCPVAHVAAEFPQLCEVETEVISRLVGTHVQRLATIAHGDGVCTTHIPNPRRTLTTASPATTAVTGATDRQPTVGTG, encoded by the coding sequence GTGGGAGATCCCACCGCGCCTAGCCAGGCCGTCGCCGGTCTGGCTGGCGACCGGCGCACCCGCGATCGGGTGGCCCGGTTGCTGCTCGTCAACGGCACCGCTACCGCCGCTGACCTCGGGGCTGAGCTGGGTCTTAGCCCGGCCGGCATCCGGCGGCACCTAGACGCCATGCTCGGCGACGGCGACGTCGACGTGGTGAGCCGGCACGGGTCGGCCACCGGCCGCCGGGGGCGGCCAGCGAAGCTGTTCCAGCTCACCGAGCAGGGGCGGCTGCGCTGCGGCACTCACACGTATGACGACATCGCCGCCGCCGCCCTGCGCTGGATTCACCGGCGCGGCGGGGACGCGGCGATCGCAGCCTTCGCCGCGGAGCAGGTGGCCGGGCTGGAACAGCGCTGCCGGGCGGCGCTCGCGGAGGCCGCGGACGATCCGCTCGCTCGGGCTGAGGCGCTGGCGAGAGCGCTTACCGAGGAGGGTTACGCTGCCAACGCGTCGGCGATCGCCTCGGGGGGCCAGCTCTGCCAGCACCACTGCCCGGTGGCGCACGTCGCCGCCGAGTTTCCGCAGCTGTGCGAGGTCGAGACCGAGGTGATCTCCCGCCTGGTCGGCACGCACGTGCAACGACTCGCCACCATCGCCCACGGTGATGGGGTGTGCACCACGCACATCCCAAATCCGCGGCGTACCTTGACCACCGCGTCACCGGCGACCACCGCCGTCACCGGCGCGACCGACCGTCAGCCGACCGTAGGGACAGGATGA
- a CDS encoding COX15/CtaA family protein, with protein sequence MTVSLALVRRLAFGSLLANIGIVITGGAVRLTGSGLGCPTWPRCTDDSWTSTAEMGIHGAVEFGNRLLTFVLSALAIGGLIAAWRLRPRQPRLLWPAAAVLLGVAIQGVIGGITVLTDLNPWIVGTHFMVSIVIIAIAYTFWRRAREHRPAAPVTSAPLRTLASVIIVATLVLLTVGTVVTGSGPHAGDANVDRNGLDPETLSHLHANLSYLLLGLAGAAWLAVRAVDVGQHARRAAGLLVAVIVAQGTVGLVQYYTGLPEVLVGLHLLGSCLTWVAALDLRYALGGRAGPTPAPEPSTGERAAAPEAPVAAGLR encoded by the coding sequence GTGACGGTTTCGCTCGCGCTGGTTCGGCGGCTAGCCTTCGGCTCCCTGCTCGCCAATATCGGGATCGTGATCACCGGCGGCGCGGTCCGGCTGACCGGCTCCGGGCTCGGCTGCCCGACCTGGCCCCGCTGCACCGACGACTCCTGGACCTCTACCGCAGAGATGGGCATCCACGGCGCGGTGGAGTTCGGCAATCGGCTGCTCACCTTCGTGCTCAGCGCGCTGGCGATCGGCGGCCTGATCGCCGCCTGGCGGCTCCGCCCGCGGCAGCCGCGGCTGCTCTGGCCGGCCGCAGCGGTGCTCCTCGGCGTGGCGATCCAGGGGGTCATCGGGGGCATCACGGTGCTCACCGACCTCAACCCGTGGATCGTCGGCACCCACTTCATGGTCTCGATCGTGATCATCGCGATCGCCTACACCTTCTGGCGCCGGGCGCGTGAGCATCGGCCGGCGGCGCCGGTCACGTCGGCGCCGCTGCGGACCCTCGCCTCGGTGATCATCGTGGCCACGCTGGTGCTGCTGACCGTCGGGACGGTGGTGACCGGCAGCGGCCCGCACGCGGGCGACGCAAACGTCGATCGCAACGGGCTCGATCCGGAGACCCTCTCGCATCTTCACGCCAACCTGTCGTACCTGCTACTCGGCCTGGCCGGTGCGGCCTGGCTCGCGGTACGCGCCGTCGACGTGGGCCAGCACGCCAGGCGGGCGGCAGGGCTGTTGGTGGCGGTGATCGTCGCCCAGGGCACGGTAGGGCTGGTGCAGTACTACACCGGCCTGCCCGAGGTGCTCGTCGGGCTACACCTGCTCGGCTCCTGCCTCACCTGGGTCGCCGCCCTTGACCTGCGCTACGCGCTCGGCGGCCGGGCCGGGCCGACCCCGGCGCCCGAACCGTCGACCGGTGAGCGCGCCGCGGCGCCCGAAGCCCCGGTTGCCGCAGGACTACGCTGA
- a CDS encoding glycosyltransferase family 4 protein, whose amino-acid sequence MAKQYDLTVALTYYEPYISGLTHTARCVAEGMVQRGWRVAVVAAQHDRTLPRRETIAGVDVYRCPILLRLNRAFIAPSYPVIAAKLARRSSVLHLNLPMAEAALVARLRGRTPILSTLHIDLYLPPGRFSKAIVRASDHTSRAAIRRSSAVVAYSEDQAHASQFWPLMAERTFAPVAAPCLDRRGGQPNYRRTGGLHVGFLGRIVEDKGIEYLVRAFRQITDPDARLLLAGNYATVAGGSNLAELSREIADDARIQLLGELRGTEVDDFYASIDVFALPSVAESFGIVQAEAMMAGVPSVTTDLPGGRHPVVATGFGRVVPPRDPQALAQAIRELAATTPSWRESKAEQARQRFSVAACLDAYEKLFTSLAEQRRRVAG is encoded by the coding sequence ATGGCGAAGCAGTATGACCTCACCGTCGCACTTACCTATTACGAGCCCTATATCAGCGGGTTGACCCACACTGCCCGTTGCGTCGCCGAGGGAATGGTGCAACGCGGCTGGCGGGTAGCGGTGGTCGCCGCGCAGCACGACCGGACGCTGCCGCGCCGCGAGACTATCGCCGGAGTCGATGTCTACCGGTGCCCGATTCTGCTCCGGCTGAACCGGGCGTTCATCGCACCCTCGTATCCGGTGATCGCGGCGAAGCTAGCGCGCCGGTCATCGGTGCTGCACCTTAATCTGCCGATGGCCGAGGCGGCGTTGGTGGCGCGGCTGCGCGGCCGCACCCCGATCCTCAGTACGCTCCATATCGACCTGTACCTACCCCCTGGCAGGTTCAGCAAGGCGATCGTGCGGGCGTCGGACCACACCTCGCGGGCGGCCATCCGCCGTTCTTCCGCGGTGGTGGCCTACAGCGAGGACCAGGCGCACGCCTCGCAGTTCTGGCCATTGATGGCGGAGCGCACCTTCGCCCCGGTCGCCGCGCCCTGCCTGGACCGGCGCGGCGGTCAGCCGAACTATCGGCGTACCGGAGGGCTGCACGTCGGTTTCCTCGGCCGGATCGTCGAGGACAAGGGCATCGAATATCTGGTGCGGGCGTTCCGGCAGATCACCGACCCGGACGCGCGGCTGCTCCTGGCTGGTAACTACGCCACCGTCGCCGGCGGCAGCAACCTCGCCGAACTAAGCCGCGAGATCGCGGACGACGCGCGAATTCAGCTGCTGGGCGAGCTGCGGGGCACGGAGGTGGACGACTTCTACGCCTCGATCGATGTCTTCGCCCTGCCGTCGGTGGCGGAGTCGTTCGGCATCGTCCAGGCCGAGGCGATGATGGCGGGGGTCCCCTCGGTCACCACCGACCTGCCGGGCGGCAGACACCCGGTGGTCGCTACCGGGTTCGGTCGGGTGGTTCCGCCGCGGGATCCGCAGGCGTTGGCGCAGGCGATCCGAGAGCTGGCGGCGACGACGCCGAGTTGGCGGGAGAGCAAGGCGGAGCAGGCGCGGCAGCGGTTCTCGGTGGCAGCCTGTCTGGATGCCTACGAGAAGCTGTTCACATCGTTGGCGGAGCAGCGTCGACGGGTGGCCGGCTGA
- a CDS encoding UbiA prenyltransferase family protein, with translation MRPIRTISRPASRVADPRRPRTGPAGPGRLGRDLVTLVRPGQWAKNLIVVPVPLIDQESWRLASIWQVGWAVLTFTVAATMVYIVNDIFDRHRDRGHPTKRHRPIAAGQVSVAAALVLVVALGGLLLGLVSLQPWSWSWPIAAYLLLSFAYSMGLKHVPPIDVFVVASGFALRLALGYVAAQTEISGWLLTCVFSLCLLLTVGKRRQELAATRGEHRPALRGYTIALADQLMVLSAVITAGTYLLYLRTEAPLGAYGLAAAVLSAPLALFGLFRYLQLISVHHSGENPVRTLLRDPPLVVNSLVWMVVSGSFLLASHISQT, from the coding sequence GTGCGTCCGATCCGGACCATCTCCCGACCCGCCAGCCGGGTGGCGGACCCGCGTCGTCCCCGGACCGGCCCCGCTGGCCCCGGTCGACTCGGCCGCGATCTGGTAACGCTGGTGCGCCCCGGTCAGTGGGCGAAGAACCTGATCGTGGTGCCGGTGCCACTGATCGATCAGGAGAGCTGGCGGCTCGCCAGCATCTGGCAGGTCGGTTGGGCAGTCCTCACGTTCACCGTCGCAGCCACCATGGTCTACATAGTCAACGACATCTTCGATCGGCATCGGGACCGCGGCCACCCCACAAAGCGACATCGACCGATCGCTGCTGGCCAGGTCTCGGTGGCCGCGGCGCTGGTGCTGGTGGTGGCGCTGGGCGGCCTGTTGCTGGGCCTGGTGAGTCTGCAACCGTGGAGCTGGTCCTGGCCGATCGCCGCGTATCTGCTGCTCAGCTTCGCCTACTCCATGGGCCTCAAGCATGTGCCACCGATCGACGTGTTCGTGGTCGCGTCCGGGTTCGCGCTGCGCCTGGCGTTGGGGTATGTCGCGGCCCAGACGGAGATCTCCGGATGGCTGTTGACCTGTGTGTTCAGTCTCTGCCTGCTGTTGACGGTCGGCAAACGCCGGCAGGAGCTGGCTGCTACCAGAGGCGAGCACCGGCCGGCGTTGCGCGGCTACACGATCGCTCTGGCCGACCAGTTGATGGTGCTCAGCGCGGTGATCACCGCCGGCACGTACTTGCTCTATCTGCGTACCGAGGCGCCGTTGGGTGCTTACGGCCTGGCCGCCGCGGTGCTCTCCGCGCCGTTGGCGCTGTTCGGGCTCTTCCGGTATCTGCAGCTGATTTCGGTTCACCACAGCGGTGAGAACCCGGTACGGACGTTGCTCCGAGACCCACCGTTGGTGGTCAACTCGTTGGTCTGGATGGTGGTGTCGGGCAGCTTCCTGCTCGCGTCGCACATCTCCCAGACCTGA
- a CDS encoding aspartate aminotransferase family protein, with protein MTSFGFGRELVDRAEGAWVYMRDGTRVLDLSGGVGVLNHGHNHPRILAARRRFAEAQRMEVHKAFFSPYLAALSHNVAELLPGDLSISYFPNSGAEANEGAVKMAYKYHGGKRNTILRADISFHGKTLGAGSLTGSAENNFRFPGLPNIVVYPYGDIAALRAAVAAARREDGGCDVYAIMVEPYSASSLRCWSETALRELRELCTAEDIVLIYDEVYTGWGKTGTLFYFMRHEGVTPDILTYSKSLGGGKASISGYTARERLFRDSYDRLSDVILHSTTYYGFGEETATAIEAVNVVVEEDFPGRARDIERVLAPGLERIRQRHPDVVREVAGVGSLHGLLLGGGPKILDLAAKLVPGFSGDRQFRTKLVTLSVIAHLYRQHRIMTYYSPNAENPLMVAPTLMIQKEELEHFLEALDATLAKGLRRLLTSFVREKVAS; from the coding sequence ATGACATCGTTCGGCTTCGGGCGGGAGCTCGTGGATCGGGCCGAGGGCGCGTGGGTGTATATGCGTGATGGCACCCGGGTGCTCGACCTGTCTGGCGGGGTCGGCGTGCTGAACCATGGGCACAACCATCCCCGCATCCTGGCCGCGCGGCGGCGGTTCGCCGAGGCTCAGCGGATGGAGGTCCATAAGGCCTTCTTCTCGCCCTACCTGGCGGCGCTGAGTCACAACGTTGCCGAGCTACTTCCGGGAGACCTGTCCATCTCCTACTTTCCGAACTCGGGTGCGGAGGCCAACGAGGGCGCCGTCAAGATGGCTTACAAATACCATGGTGGGAAGCGGAACACGATCCTGCGCGCCGATATCAGCTTCCACGGCAAGACGTTGGGCGCGGGGAGCCTTACCGGCTCGGCCGAGAACAACTTCCGGTTTCCCGGGCTACCGAACATTGTGGTCTACCCGTATGGGGACATCGCGGCCCTCCGCGCGGCGGTCGCCGCTGCCCGGCGCGAGGACGGCGGCTGCGATGTCTACGCCATCATGGTGGAGCCGTATAGCGCATCGAGCCTGCGGTGCTGGTCCGAGACTGCGCTGCGGGAGCTGCGGGAGCTCTGTACGGCCGAGGACATCGTGCTGATCTACGACGAGGTCTACACCGGGTGGGGCAAGACCGGCACACTTTTCTACTTCATGCGACACGAGGGCGTGACACCGGACATTTTGACCTACTCGAAGTCGCTGGGGGGCGGTAAGGCGTCGATCTCTGGCTACACCGCCCGGGAGCGGCTGTTCCGCGACTCCTATGACCGGCTGTCCGACGTCATCCTGCACAGCACCACCTACTATGGCTTCGGCGAGGAGACCGCGACCGCGATTGAAGCCGTAAACGTCGTTGTGGAGGAGGACTTCCCCGGCCGGGCACGGGACATCGAACGCGTGTTGGCGCCGGGGTTGGAACGAATCCGGCAACGCCACCCGGACGTGGTGCGAGAGGTGGCCGGCGTCGGCTCGCTGCATGGTCTGTTGCTGGGCGGTGGCCCTAAGATCCTGGACCTGGCGGCCAAACTGGTTCCCGGCTTCTCCGGTGACCGGCAGTTCCGGACCAAGCTGGTCACGCTTTCGGTGATCGCGCACCTCTACCGGCAGCACCGAATCATGACCTACTACAGTCCGAACGCCGAGAATCCGCTGATGGTCGCGCCCACCTTGATGATCCAGAAGGAAGAGCTGGAGCATTTTCTGGAGGCGCTCGACGCCACGCTGGCGAAGGGGCTGCGGCGGTTGCTGACCTCCTTCGTCCGGGAGAAGGTCGCGTCGTGA